The following is a genomic window from Hydrogenobaculum sp. Y04AAS1.
TATGAAAGAAGCGGCGGATTTGCTTGAGGAGTTTGAAGTCCCTTACGAGAAAAAGGTGGTATCCGCTCATAGAACCCCAGATTTGATGTATGAATATGCCAAAAGCGCAAAAGAAAGGGGCATAGAACTGATAATAGCAGGGGCTGGAGGTGCTGCTCATTTGCCTGGTATGGTGGCATCCATCACTACACTTCCAGTTATAGGCGTCCCGATACCAACAAAGCATCTAAACGGTGTTGATTCTTTGTACTCCATAGTCCAGATGCCAAAAGGTATACCAGTAGCCACAGTAGCCATTGGAAACGCCTACAATGCCGCTCTTTTAGCCATTAGGATTTTATCTATAAAATACGAATCTCTTTCTAAAAAGCTCGAAGACTACAAAAAATCTTTAGAGCAAAAGGTTTATAATATGGTTATTTAAGTGTGTCAACGGCATTTCTTACATCGTAGTGTGCTGTAAGCATT
Proteins encoded in this region:
- the purE gene encoding 5-(carboxyamino)imidazole ribonucleotide mutase, which translates into the protein MIGIIMGSSSDWEYMKEAADLLEEFEVPYEKKVVSAHRTPDLMYEYAKSAKERGIELIIAGAGGAAHLPGMVASITTLPVIGVPIPTKHLNGVDSLYSIVQMPKGIPVATVAIGNAYNAALLAIRILSIKYESLSKKLEDYKKSLEQKVYNMVI